A genomic window from Candidatus Kouleothrix ribensis includes:
- a CDS encoding alpha/beta hydrolase translates to MSAIHLDNRLVHYEMVGRRGQPIIFLHSWLGSWRYWLPTMDHISERNRAYAIDFWGFGESDRRDSEFSLAEYVEMLLQFMDNMGLTRVNLAGHGLGGMVAIRAAIQRPERFGKIMTVNTPIHGAQAIAVRPGALLSRLFGRTNPTNVWSKMVRQIEVDDPQIKEEIIEDTDSLTDVVVERVVASILKSDLRADLAKIESPLLAIYCSNDSIVSHDQADLLREEYRSLQVLKLRRSNHFPFLDQPNVFNRLLLDFLASEGTPVEIKAEWRRRVSQLEYM, encoded by the coding sequence GTGAGCGCGATACACCTCGACAATCGTCTTGTGCATTATGAAATGGTCGGGCGGCGTGGCCAGCCGATCATCTTTCTGCATAGCTGGCTGGGCTCGTGGCGCTACTGGCTGCCGACGATGGATCATATCTCGGAGCGCAACCGCGCCTACGCGATCGATTTCTGGGGCTTTGGCGAGTCCGATCGGCGCGACAGCGAGTTCTCGCTGGCCGAGTACGTCGAGATGCTGTTGCAGTTCATGGATAACATGGGCCTGACGCGCGTAAACCTGGCCGGCCATGGGCTGGGTGGCATGGTTGCCATCCGCGCGGCCATCCAGCGGCCCGAGCGCTTCGGCAAGATCATGACCGTAAACACGCCGATCCACGGCGCCCAGGCCATCGCGGTGCGGCCAGGCGCGCTGCTGTCGCGGCTGTTTGGCCGCACCAACCCAACCAACGTCTGGTCGAAGATGGTGCGCCAGATCGAAGTCGACGACCCGCAGATCAAAGAAGAGATCATCGAGGATACCGACAGCCTGACCGATGTGGTGGTCGAGCGGGTGGTGGCGTCGATCTTGAAATCGGATCTGCGCGCCGACTTAGCCAAGATCGAGTCGCCGCTGCTGGCGATCTACTGCTCGAACGACAGCATTGTAAGCCACGACCAGGCCGACCTGCTGCGCGAGGAGTATCGCTCGCTGCAAGTGCTCAAGCTGCGCCGCTCGAACCACTTCCCGTTCCTCGACCAGCCGAACGTATTCAACCGCCTGCTGCTCGACTTCCTGGCCAGCGAGGGCACACCGGTCGAGATCAAGGCCGAGTGGCGCCGGCGCGTCAGCCAGCTCGAGTACATGTAG
- a CDS encoding GAF domain-containing protein has protein sequence MVELIRARLNCPWGRLTLEPPIAAHAVVSWGLSPADEQRLSQNGRHASAETIVITLAYADAPIGELLLGSGPALEPIATPSLLQALRAQLELLITLFQREAEHRHEQTTLEAAAALRFDLAGQLDLREVLRSLIEHAVLLSNASNGLIFTSTDEGDLQFMVGHGLTGDFSQLRLSRGRGLVGQAAQQRTTLIVDDYQRYPHRLSDFQSEGFHAAIGVPLLVQDELIGVLGLMHTRPKARFSENDRRLIEAFAKPAALVLRNAQLVTQQQQRARELFVLYENGQMLSSTLRIEPMLARVAENITLVMGADHCRVYLLDQRDATALYEAASYSLDSQHESHGNQEPVAANQLINALIHTSEPLLIKAGDTHHSRQALGTILPLDAYRSVLVLGLRLKDRAVGLMTIGYTADDRHFTRAELNLGQTLASQLATAVVNAQLYVAEQRRAGELEQLQTITQRLETNLALDDILTAILVGVQSMIPFTGAEISLYDTTARALHVAMARGIRSASPPPAAAEQPEGLAGWLGRHRRALRLADFQRAPVRTRFSTLADGSPIASYLGVPLLVGDQLIGTLELFSSKPASFSADDERLLVIVAGQAAQAINTARRYEQADEYLRSRIQQLTALQRISRQLTSNLSLNHILGFTIEEALRATNATNGYIALREGFAFEAAMRAFLTEDGTRGTANADTADVRVIATNGFDDDAAKRLMHQIVSGSATAANTAIASGEPVLIEDLSEDDRIAQIGPPALSALAMPIYYEAQVVGVVNLHSTASHTFSHDALEFVRALADQAALAIGNTQRYNEQVRQRELLQRRASLLKEVLDIGQALRADRSLAEVLEQIAFSISDTTGFRVVVINLVDKDEPGIMRVVTAAGLPLEEIERIRRGKFPIPIAQRILDPRFRLGRSFFVPQEISGELFADADVSDVFGTSITDERTSTEWQADDMLFTPLYSTRGNLLGLISVDNPYDRQRPTRQTVDAIEIYAQQAAIALENLDLLSEARNQAAQMTALARASAAAVSTLDLNDLLERVYHEISAYLGELPFFIVLSYDRLHDQMRYELFHEHGNQHTRNHSEVLPKSGLAGWVIDSGTMLYVRDLPAERDTLPAQPIRLSTADMRSWVGIPLRSQNQVIGVMCAQSLQPNAFSERDVQFLSTLANQLAVALEKAQLFHEREQRLAELAIINRIGHIVSATLDIQSMLNSVYDCLAEFLAIDAFLALGYRSDDNMLTNGLVVDDGARGFEIIEQPPAERSILDWVVHNRTPLLFGNLHTDLPPEIVPGYFGNLERPIMAWLGVPLLVGDGDIVGVLSVQSYTPNRYGERELSFLTTVASQLALGVQNIRLFDDRERRIGELAAISQIGRVTSSTLDLHPMVAGLHQVLNEALDADSTSLTLLDHERGVARTLVFDRGIALLDSEQDATQISAETLAGWVVRNSRPLRLGDIEAATQRDSELHPLFLGPEDDRVRAYLGIPILTYDGTAIGALGVSSRRLDAFSARDESFLVSVGAQVSLGVQNAQLFTRTQDQVQHLGLINRVSSVAASTLEVAEIYQAATEAMARATGADQVRIVLYDQEHDAITIAAEYVPVPDHLAKRITIPLKGNPSVEWLDQHRSPLIVYDALNDPILAQTRETFQMFDIRSVALLPLLVGDRLIGAAGIDFQGHPHHFSDQESELCQTIANQMVTAIENARLFSQAQSSASALQRKVGELETLLEAARLLSSTLDPQQVLDHLMKLVGQHLDVNTVALWTIAENQILEPAAMLGIPQEIARNLRPPVGSGMTGRVAASGRPLIVTDVERDGDSLYPAFNRTNSYTSFMGVPVNYRGATIGVLSVMTIQRREFNRDEELLLTGMADQAAIALQNARLFEERERRITELTTLNSISEAINATLEEQELIERLHRSISDVLDTRDSFIALYNPVMNQLVFPIVWEHGQRIESTLSLQVDDISCLSNRVVIEKRPLLLRSQAEVERLSSTPATPGEPPTAAWLSVPIMQGEEVLGIINVQSFQPNAFDEDDQRFLTTVASQVATALAKTRLFAERERRLREANAMKDIGTAVTSTLDLQDVLMRLHTKLGEVIDVSTSYVALYDAEQSLLTYPIVYDSGSPVEFAPDHVHNGVGTNAWVIANRQPIVAGTIIEMEPYLGDIASDRIGPADRAEQSYLIVPILLGYEVLGVINVQSYERHAFDQEDLRFVSTVANQAAIAINNARLFQERGRRIEELATFNEIGQALSAVSRHDELIELIYRQTSRLLNTTNFYIALYDERRNTLSYPLFYAAGQRIDGEPAGMQDRLTAHVVRIREPLLLQGPNPRTQLARHGIEPAEPGVRAWLGVPMVAADRVIGVIGIADDDNENAYSDDDVRLLSTIASWGATALENARLLDESRQSVTELTALYDISQALTGNFDTQEVVYAIACSAIDMLKGSLCAVLVFDEQHRPALQIVVDVDHPDTIEREFYGEVAAMIDQLISSDRPIAIKDVQAEAQPSAPLLRQDLHGALGALIGTHEQPLGVILLNTRAPRDWQDREVSLMSLLTTQSALALESARLFQSEQSRRRAADTLREVAQTLTGVLALDEVTKLILDQLRRVVPYDTASLMLRNGDSVWVAATSGFGPETQQRVDKLRFSLADDPTMARIVETRRPVVIADAQQNDFFVPVEGTEHIHGWIGAPLLTDDDVIGLLTVDSHEAGAYTEEDAQLTFALASLAAQAIRNGRLFAAVRQMANELEQRVIERTAALAEANTLLSAEKERLQAVHAITLELSQTLDLEATLTKSLGLTSQAVGVSRGSIMLRDPQSRTLICRAVLTQEGNVRSTYIPISFAHGGGLAGWAMDNEQAVSVPDVRKDRRWLREEGRADEVRSAVAIPLRTKDEILGVLMLTSPKINYFSQSQVQLVTTIANEIAIVIHNAELYSFITEQGLRMSELFAQQREETSKSQAILQSVTEGVIVLDEQQRVVLFNPAAEQVLHIPASYALQQPLAHMKDFAGPGFQAQQAERIFNGINEGLQLLDEGGASINRMLDLKAPPQTIAMNFAAVVRPDGIRYGSVAVLRDVTREIEADRAKRDFISSVSHELRTPLTSIKGYVDLLLLGAAGPLAEGQQSFLSVVKNNANRLMDLINDILEIGRIDANKILLNFESVDMGFVLHDVLQTMHAEIERKATNIKLEIEPGLPTISADLRRVTQVVLNLVSNAVKYTYPGALVHLRAFVNPAGLLQIDVEDNGVGLSPDQQQHLFRRFYRADNPLRDEVGGTGLGLSIAKSFIELHGGEIWVQSELGNGSTFSFMLPLTQPEATNHDEHAS, from the coding sequence GTGGTTGAGCTGATCCGCGCGCGCCTGAACTGCCCCTGGGGCCGGCTCACACTCGAGCCGCCGATCGCCGCGCATGCTGTGGTGAGCTGGGGGCTTAGCCCGGCCGATGAGCAGCGGCTGAGCCAGAACGGGCGCCACGCTTCGGCCGAGACGATCGTGATCACGCTTGCATACGCCGATGCACCGATCGGCGAGCTGCTGCTCGGCAGCGGGCCGGCGCTCGAGCCGATCGCCACGCCCAGCCTGCTACAGGCGCTGCGCGCGCAGCTCGAGCTGCTGATCACCCTATTCCAGCGCGAAGCCGAACACCGGCACGAGCAGACCACGCTCGAGGCCGCCGCAGCGCTACGCTTCGACCTGGCCGGCCAACTCGATCTACGCGAGGTCTTGCGCTCGCTGATCGAGCACGCCGTGCTGCTAAGCAACGCCAGCAATGGCCTGATCTTCACCAGTACCGATGAAGGCGACCTGCAGTTCATGGTTGGGCACGGCCTGACTGGCGACTTTAGCCAGCTACGCCTGAGCCGCGGCCGCGGGCTGGTGGGCCAGGCCGCCCAGCAGCGCACGACCCTGATCGTCGATGATTACCAGCGCTACCCACACCGCCTGAGCGATTTCCAGAGCGAGGGCTTTCACGCCGCAATCGGCGTGCCGCTGCTGGTACAAGACGAGCTGATTGGCGTGCTGGGGCTGATGCATACCCGCCCGAAGGCCCGCTTTAGCGAGAATGACCGCCGGCTGATCGAGGCGTTTGCCAAGCCGGCTGCGCTGGTGCTGCGCAACGCCCAGCTGGTAACCCAGCAGCAGCAGCGCGCGCGCGAGCTGTTCGTGCTGTACGAAAACGGCCAGATGCTCAGCTCGACGCTGCGGATCGAGCCCATGCTCGCGCGCGTCGCCGAGAACATCACATTGGTGATGGGCGCCGACCACTGCCGCGTGTACCTGCTCGACCAGCGCGACGCAACCGCGCTGTACGAGGCCGCCTCGTATAGCCTCGACAGCCAGCATGAATCGCACGGCAACCAGGAACCGGTTGCGGCCAACCAGCTGATCAATGCGCTCATCCACACCAGCGAGCCGCTGCTGATCAAGGCCGGCGACACACACCACAGCCGGCAGGCGCTGGGCACAATACTACCGCTCGACGCATATCGTAGCGTGCTGGTGCTGGGGCTGCGGCTCAAGGATCGCGCCGTCGGCCTGATGACGATCGGGTACACCGCCGACGACCGGCACTTCACGCGCGCCGAACTCAACCTGGGGCAGACGCTGGCCAGCCAGCTGGCCACCGCCGTCGTAAATGCACAACTGTACGTCGCCGAGCAGCGCCGCGCCGGCGAACTCGAGCAGCTTCAGACGATCACCCAGCGCCTCGAGACCAACCTGGCGCTCGACGATATTCTCACGGCGATTCTTGTGGGCGTCCAGTCGATGATTCCATTCACCGGCGCCGAGATCAGCCTGTACGACACCACGGCCCGCGCGCTACACGTAGCAATGGCACGCGGTATCCGATCTGCCAGCCCGCCACCGGCAGCGGCCGAGCAGCCCGAGGGGCTGGCCGGCTGGCTGGGCCGGCACCGGCGCGCCCTACGCCTGGCCGACTTCCAGCGCGCACCGGTGCGCACGCGCTTCAGCACCCTGGCCGACGGCTCGCCGATCGCCAGCTACCTGGGCGTACCGCTGCTGGTCGGCGATCAACTGATCGGCACGCTCGAGCTGTTCAGCAGCAAGCCGGCCAGCTTCTCGGCCGACGACGAGCGCCTGCTGGTGATCGTAGCCGGCCAGGCGGCCCAGGCGATCAACACCGCCCGGCGCTACGAGCAGGCCGACGAATACCTGCGTAGCCGCATTCAACAGCTGACTGCACTGCAGCGGATCAGCCGCCAGCTGACCTCGAACCTATCGCTCAATCACATCCTCGGCTTCACGATTGAAGAGGCGCTGCGTGCCACCAACGCCACCAATGGCTATATTGCGCTGCGCGAAGGCTTTGCCTTCGAGGCCGCCATGCGCGCATTCCTGACCGAGGATGGCACGCGCGGCACGGCTAACGCCGACACTGCCGATGTGCGGGTGATCGCCACTAACGGCTTCGACGACGACGCGGCCAAGCGCCTCATGCACCAGATCGTCAGCGGGAGCGCAACCGCCGCCAATACCGCCATAGCCAGCGGTGAGCCAGTGCTGATCGAAGACCTGAGCGAGGACGACCGGATCGCGCAGATCGGCCCGCCGGCACTATCAGCACTGGCGATGCCGATCTACTACGAGGCCCAGGTGGTCGGTGTGGTCAACCTGCACAGCACGGCATCGCACACCTTCAGCCACGATGCGCTCGAGTTCGTGCGCGCGCTGGCCGACCAGGCCGCACTAGCGATCGGCAATACGCAGCGCTATAACGAGCAGGTGCGCCAGCGCGAGCTGCTCCAGCGCCGGGCCAGCTTGCTCAAAGAGGTGCTCGATATCGGGCAGGCACTGCGCGCCGACCGCTCGCTGGCGGAAGTGCTCGAGCAGATTGCTTTCAGTATCTCTGATACCACCGGCTTCCGCGTCGTGGTGATCAACCTGGTTGATAAAGACGAGCCGGGAATTATGCGCGTTGTCACTGCCGCCGGCCTGCCGCTCGAAGAGATCGAGCGCATCCGGCGCGGCAAATTCCCGATCCCGATCGCGCAGCGCATTCTCGACCCGCGCTTTCGGCTCGGGCGCAGCTTTTTTGTGCCACAAGAGATCAGCGGCGAGCTGTTTGCCGATGCCGATGTGAGCGATGTGTTCGGCACCAGTATTACCGACGAGCGCACCAGCACCGAGTGGCAAGCCGACGACATGCTGTTCACGCCACTATACAGCACGCGCGGCAACCTGCTTGGCCTGATCTCGGTCGACAACCCGTATGATCGCCAGCGGCCAACCCGCCAGACGGTCGACGCGATCGAGATCTACGCGCAGCAAGCTGCGATTGCGCTCGAGAACCTCGACCTGTTGAGTGAGGCGCGCAACCAGGCCGCTCAGATGACGGCACTGGCGCGCGCCAGCGCTGCCGCCGTGTCGACGCTCGATCTCAACGACCTGCTCGAGCGCGTGTATCACGAGATCAGCGCATATCTGGGCGAGCTGCCATTCTTCATCGTGCTTTCGTACGACCGCCTGCACGACCAGATGCGCTACGAGCTGTTTCACGAGCACGGCAACCAGCACACCCGCAATCACTCCGAGGTACTTCCCAAGAGCGGGCTGGCCGGCTGGGTGATCGACAGCGGCACGATGCTCTACGTGCGCGACCTGCCGGCTGAGCGCGACACACTGCCGGCCCAGCCCATCCGGCTGAGCACCGCCGACATGCGCTCGTGGGTAGGCATTCCGCTGCGCAGCCAGAACCAGGTGATCGGCGTGATGTGCGCGCAGAGCCTGCAGCCCAACGCGTTTAGCGAGCGCGATGTGCAGTTTCTCTCGACGCTGGCCAACCAGCTGGCAGTTGCGCTCGAGAAAGCCCAGCTCTTCCACGAGCGCGAGCAGCGCCTGGCCGAGCTGGCAATCATCAACCGGATCGGCCATATCGTCAGCGCCACACTCGACATCCAGTCGATGCTCAACAGCGTGTACGATTGCCTGGCCGAATTCCTGGCGATCGACGCATTTCTGGCGCTCGGCTATCGCAGCGACGACAACATGCTCACCAACGGGCTGGTCGTCGATGACGGTGCGCGTGGGTTCGAGATCATCGAGCAGCCGCCGGCTGAGCGCAGTATACTCGACTGGGTAGTCCATAATCGCACGCCGCTTCTATTCGGCAACCTGCACACCGACCTGCCGCCCGAGATTGTACCCGGCTACTTCGGCAATCTCGAGCGCCCGATCATGGCGTGGCTGGGCGTGCCGCTGCTGGTTGGCGACGGCGATATCGTGGGCGTGTTGTCGGTGCAGAGCTATACGCCGAACCGCTACGGCGAGCGCGAGCTTTCGTTCCTGACCACGGTGGCCAGCCAGCTGGCGTTGGGAGTGCAGAACATCCGGCTATTCGATGATCGCGAGCGCCGGATCGGCGAACTCGCCGCGATCAGCCAGATCGGCCGGGTCACCAGCTCGACGCTCGACCTGCACCCCATGGTGGCGGGATTGCACCAGGTGCTGAACGAGGCGCTCGACGCCGACAGCACCAGCCTGACCCTGCTCGACCACGAGCGCGGTGTAGCGCGTACACTGGTGTTCGACCGCGGCATCGCACTGCTCGACAGTGAGCAAGATGCCACGCAGATCAGCGCGGAGACACTCGCAGGCTGGGTCGTGCGGAACAGCCGGCCGCTGCGGCTTGGCGACATTGAGGCGGCTACCCAGCGCGACAGCGAGCTACACCCGCTGTTCCTGGGGCCAGAGGACGACCGGGTGCGAGCCTACCTCGGCATTCCGATCCTGACATACGACGGTACCGCAATTGGCGCGTTGGGGGTCAGCAGCCGGCGGCTCGACGCATTTAGCGCCCGCGACGAAAGCTTCCTGGTCAGCGTCGGTGCGCAGGTGTCGCTCGGTGTGCAGAACGCCCAGCTGTTTACACGAACCCAGGACCAGGTGCAGCACCTCGGGCTGATCAACCGCGTCTCGTCGGTGGCAGCCTCGACCCTCGAAGTCGCCGAGATCTACCAGGCCGCCACCGAGGCCATGGCGCGCGCCACCGGCGCCGACCAGGTGCGGATCGTGCTGTACGACCAGGAGCACGACGCGATCACCATTGCGGCCGAGTATGTGCCGGTGCCCGATCACCTGGCCAAGCGTATCACCATCCCGCTCAAGGGCAACCCTTCGGTCGAATGGCTCGATCAGCACCGCAGCCCACTGATCGTATACGATGCGCTAAACGACCCGATCCTGGCCCAGACGCGCGAGACCTTCCAGATGTTCGATATTCGCTCGGTGGCGCTCTTGCCGCTGCTGGTTGGCGATCGGCTGATCGGCGCGGCCGGGATCGATTTCCAGGGCCACCCGCACCACTTCAGCGACCAGGAGAGCGAGCTATGCCAAACGATCGCCAACCAGATGGTGACGGCGATCGAAAACGCGCGCCTGTTCAGCCAGGCCCAGAGCAGCGCGTCGGCACTCCAGCGCAAAGTCGGCGAACTCGAGACCCTGCTCGAGGCCGCGCGGTTGCTCAGCTCGACGCTCGACCCACAGCAGGTGCTCGACCACCTGATGAAGCTCGTCGGCCAGCACCTTGATGTCAATACCGTGGCGCTCTGGACGATCGCCGAGAACCAGATCCTCGAGCCAGCGGCCATGCTCGGAATCCCGCAGGAAATCGCGCGCAACTTGCGCCCGCCAGTCGGCAGCGGCATGACCGGCCGGGTGGCCGCCAGTGGCCGGCCGCTGATCGTGACCGATGTCGAGCGCGATGGCGACTCGCTATACCCGGCGTTCAACCGCACCAATAGTTACACCTCGTTCATGGGTGTGCCAGTGAACTATCGCGGCGCAACGATCGGCGTGCTCAGCGTTATGACCATCCAACGCCGCGAGTTCAACCGCGATGAAGAGCTGCTGCTGACCGGCATGGCCGACCAGGCCGCGATTGCGCTACAGAATGCGCGGCTGTTCGAGGAGCGCGAGCGCCGTATCACCGAACTCACCACGCTGAACAGCATTAGCGAGGCGATCAACGCCACACTGGAAGAGCAAGAGCTGATCGAGCGGCTGCACCGCAGCATCAGCGATGTGCTCGACACGCGCGACTCATTTATTGCGCTGTACAACCCGGTTATGAACCAGCTGGTATTCCCGATCGTGTGGGAGCATGGCCAGCGCATCGAAAGCACGCTCAGCCTGCAAGTCGACGATATCAGCTGCCTATCGAACCGTGTGGTGATCGAGAAGCGGCCGCTGCTGCTGCGCTCGCAGGCCGAGGTCGAGCGGCTATCGAGCACGCCAGCCACACCCGGCGAGCCGCCAACAGCCGCCTGGCTGAGCGTACCGATCATGCAGGGCGAGGAGGTGCTGGGCATCATCAATGTGCAGAGCTTCCAGCCAAACGCGTTCGATGAAGACGACCAGCGCTTCCTGACGACCGTAGCCAGCCAGGTGGCCACCGCGCTGGCGAAGACACGCCTGTTTGCCGAGCGCGAGCGGCGGCTGCGCGAAGCCAACGCCATGAAAGACATCGGCACCGCTGTTACATCGACGCTCGACCTGCAAGACGTGCTGATGCGGCTGCACACCAAGCTTGGCGAAGTGATCGACGTCAGCACCTCGTATGTGGCGCTGTACGATGCTGAGCAGAGCCTGCTGACCTACCCGATCGTCTACGACAGCGGCAGCCCGGTCGAATTCGCCCCCGACCACGTACACAACGGCGTAGGCACCAACGCCTGGGTGATCGCGAACCGCCAGCCAATTGTAGCCGGCACGATCATCGAGATGGAGCCGTACCTCGGCGACATTGCGTCGGATCGAATCGGCCCGGCCGATCGGGCCGAGCAGTCGTATCTGATCGTGCCGATCCTGCTGGGCTACGAGGTGCTGGGCGTAATCAACGTCCAGAGCTACGAGCGCCACGCGTTCGACCAGGAGGATCTGCGCTTTGTGTCGACCGTGGCGAACCAGGCGGCAATCGCGATCAACAACGCGCGCCTGTTCCAGGAGCGCGGCCGCAGGATCGAAGAGCTGGCGACCTTCAACGAGATCGGCCAGGCGCTCAGCGCCGTCTCGCGCCACGACGAGCTGATCGAGCTGATCTACCGGCAGACCAGCCGCCTGCTCAACACAACCAATTTCTATATAGCGCTGTACGACGAGCGCCGCAATACGCTGAGCTACCCACTGTTCTATGCCGCAGGCCAGCGCATCGACGGCGAGCCGGCAGGCATGCAGGATCGCCTGACCGCGCACGTTGTGCGCATACGCGAGCCGCTGCTGCTGCAAGGGCCGAACCCGCGCACACAGCTCGCCCGGCACGGCATCGAGCCGGCCGAGCCTGGCGTACGCGCCTGGCTGGGCGTGCCGATGGTCGCCGCCGACCGGGTGATCGGCGTGATCGGCATTGCCGACGATGACAACGAGAACGCCTACAGCGACGACGACGTACGGCTGCTCTCGACGATCGCCTCGTGGGGCGCCACCGCGCTCGAAAACGCGCGCCTGCTCGACGAATCGCGCCAGAGCGTTACTGAGCTGACTGCGCTGTACGATATCAGCCAGGCGCTGACTGGTAACTTCGACACCCAGGAAGTGGTGTACGCCATCGCCTGTAGCGCGATCGATATGCTGAAGGGCAGCCTGTGCGCGGTGCTGGTGTTCGACGAGCAGCACCGCCCGGCCCTGCAGATTGTGGTCGATGTCGATCACCCCGACACGATCGAGCGCGAGTTCTATGGCGAAGTGGCCGCAATGATCGACCAGCTGATCAGCAGCGACCGGCCGATCGCGATCAAGGATGTGCAGGCCGAAGCCCAACCGAGCGCACCGCTGCTACGGCAGGATCTGCACGGCGCACTCGGCGCCCTGATCGGCACGCACGAGCAGCCGCTAGGCGTGATCTTACTGAATACACGCGCACCACGCGATTGGCAAGATCGCGAGGTATCGCTGATGTCGCTGCTCACGACCCAATCGGCACTGGCGCTCGAGAGCGCACGCCTATTCCAAAGCGAGCAGTCGCGCCGGCGGGCCGCCGATACGCTGCGCGAAGTGGCACAGACGCTCACGGGGGTGCTGGCGCTCGACGAAGTGACCAAGCTGATCCTCGATCAGCTGCGCCGCGTTGTGCCATACGATACTGCCTCGCTGATGCTGCGCAATGGCGATAGCGTGTGGGTTGCCGCGACCAGCGGGTTCGGCCCAGAAACCCAGCAGCGGGTCGACAAGCTCAGGTTCAGCCTGGCCGACGACCCGACCATGGCCAGGATCGTCGAGACGCGCCGGCCGGTAGTGATCGCCGATGCCCAGCAGAACGACTTTTTCGTGCCGGTCGAGGGCACCGAGCATATCCACGGCTGGATCGGCGCGCCGCTGCTCACCGACGACGACGTGATCGGGCTGCTGACCGTCGATAGCCATGAGGCCGGGGCCTATACTGAAGAAGACGCGCAGCTGACGTTTGCGCTGGCCAGCCTGGCGGCACAGGCGATCCGCAACGGCCGGCTCTTTGCCGCCGTACGCCAGATGGCCAACGAGCTCGAGCAGCGCGTGATCGAGCGCACCGCCGCGCTGGCCGAGGCGAACACGCTGCTCTCGGCCGAAAAAGAGCGCTTGCAGGCCGTGCATGCGATTACGCTCGAGCTATCGCAGACGCTCGACCTTGAAGCGACCTTAACCAAATCGCTCGGGCTGACCTCGCAGGCCGTGGGGGTTTCACGCGGGTCGATCATGCTGCGCGACCCGCAATCGCGCACACTGATCTGCCGGGCCGTGCTGACCCAGGAGGGCAATGTACGCTCGACGTACATCCCGATCAGCTTCGCGCATGGCGGCGGCCTGGCCGGCTGGGCCATGGACAACGAACAGGCTGTGAGCGTGCCGGATGTGCGCAAAGACCGGCGCTGGCTGCGCGAAGAAGGCCGCGCCGACGAGGTGCGCTCGGCGGTGGCCATCCCGCTGCGCACCAAAGACGAGATCCTGGGCGTGCTGATGCTCACCAGCCCAAAGATCAACTACTTCAGCCAATCGCAGGTGCAGCTGGTCACAACGATCGCCAACGAGATCGCGATCGTGATCCATAACGCCGAGCTCTACTCCTTCATTACCGAGCAGGGCTTGCGCATGTCTGAGCTGTTTGCGCAGCAGCGCGAAGAGACCAGCAAGAGCCAGGCGATCTTACAGAGCGTGACCGAGGGTGTGATCGTGCTCGATGAGCAGCAGCGCGTTGTGCTGTTCAACCCGGCCGCCGAGCAAGTGTTGCACATCCCGGCATCGTACGCGCTACAGCAGCCGCTGGCGCATATGAAAGACTTCGCCGGGCCGGGCTTCCAAGCGCAGCAAGCCGAGCGGATCTTCAACGGCATCAACGAGGGGCTGCAGCTGCTCGACGAAGGTGGCGCATCGATCAACCGTATGCTCGACCTGAAGGCGCCGCCGCAGACGATCGCTATGAACTTCGCGGCGGTGGTGCGCCCCGATGGCATTCGCTACGGCAGTGTGGCAGTGCTGCGCGATGTGACACGCGAGATCGAGGCCGACCGCGCCAAGCGCGACTTCATTTCGAGCGTATCGCACGAGCTGCGCACGCCGCTGACCTCGATCAAGGGTTATGTCGACCTGCTGCTACTGGGCGCGGCCGGCCCACTGGCCGAGGGCCAGCAATCGTTCTTGAGCGTGGTGAAGAACAACGCCAACCGGCTGATGGATCTGATCAACGACATCCTCGAGATCGGGCGGATCGACGCGAATAAGATCCTGCTGAATTTCGAGAGTGTCGACATGGGCTTTGTGCTGCATGATGTGCTACAGACCATGCACGCCGAGATCGAGCGCAAAGCCACCAATATCAAGCTCGAGATCGAACCGGGCCTACCCACCATCAGCGCCGACCTGCGGCGTGTGACGCAGGTGGTGCTCAACCTGGTGTCGAACGCGGTGAAGTACACCTATCCTGGCGCCCTGGTACACCTGCGGGCGTTCGTCAACCCGGCCGGCCTGCTTCAGATCGATGTCGAAGACAATGGCGTGGGCCTCTCGCCCGATCAGCAGCAGCACCTATTCAGGCGCTTCTACCGCGCCGACAACCCGCTGCGCGACGAAGTCGGCGGCACGGGGTTGGGCCTCTCGATCGCCAAGTCGTTCATCGAGCTGCATGGCGGCGAGATCTGGGTGCAGAGCGAGCTAGGCAACGGCAGCACATTCAGTTTCATGCTGCCGCTGACGCAGCCAGAGGCGACCAATCACGACGAGCATGCATCGTAA